One Deltaproteobacteria bacterium DNA segment encodes these proteins:
- the rplS gene encoding 50S ribosomal protein L19: MDNIIEKIEKEHIRDVCDFRTGNQVRVHVKIVEGDKERIQVFEGVVIAIHNGGPRGTFTVRKVSYGVGVERVFPIYSPNIEKVEVVSEGKIRRARLYYLRGLSGKAARLREKDQWRPEDKQS; encoded by the coding sequence ATCGATAACATTATTGAAAAAATTGAAAAAGAACATATCCGTGACGTATGCGATTTTCGTACGGGTAATCAAGTTCGCGTACATGTAAAAATCGTTGAAGGCGATAAAGAACGCATCCAAGTATTTGAGGGTGTGGTTATCGCTATTCATAATGGTGGTCCACGAGGCACCTTTACTGTCCGCAAGGTATCGTATGGTGTAGGTGTTGAACGTGTTTTTCCGATCTACTCACCAAATATTGAAAAGGTTGAAGTAGTTTCTGAAGGAAAAATTCGCAGAGCCCGTTTATACTATTTACGTGGACTCTCCGGTAAAGCGGCGCGTCTGCGTGAAAAAGATCAATGGCGTCCAGAAGATAAGCAAAGCTAA